The sequence below is a genomic window from Flavobacterium keumense.
CAATAAAAACGTATGATTTTTATGAACCCCGTACCGCTGACCAATCTCGATTTTTAGAGATTCCAGAAGTTGTCAATGCTTTCTTCTACTATTCCTCTAATTACAACAAAAAATTTGCATTAGATTTCAATCCTTCTTTCGGAATCGCTAATGAAAAAGGTCGAATAGGTTATGGATTTTCTATTTCGCCAAGATACCGTTTTTCGGATCATTTATCACTAACATACAGTGTAGAATACAGTCATCAAGATAACAACTTAGGCTATGTTGGCAACAACTCATCTTCAAACGAAATTTTTATGGGAAGAAGGGACCGAACTACCTATATCAATGCTATCCAAGGAAAATTTACCGTGAATAGTGACATGAATTTCAACCTTTCGTTACGTCATTATTTAAGTTATGCCAAATACAGTCAATATTATAGTCTTAATACTAACGGAACACTCTCTCCAACTACCCATTTTAGTCAAAATAGTGATTCCATATTCAATGCGTGGAATTTAGATGTGTCGTATTCTTGGTGGTTTGCTCCTGGAAGTCAACTCTCAATTTTATATAGAAACAATGCAACACTATTTGAAAATGAATTTGTCAATGACTTAGGAACCAATTTAAAAAAAGTAATCGATAGACACTACTTAAATCATATCTTTTCTATTAGCATGCGCTATTTCATCGATTACAATTCATTCAAAAAATAACCGCTAATCACAAGAAGAGTCATTTATAAAACAAAAACGATTGTATTTGTTACTATTTGAATAATTGTGAATGGTAAGTATTCGGAGATTTTTAAAATGCCTTATCTTTGCCTAAAATAAATTCCAATGAACAAGAAAGTTATCCTTATGATTTTAGACGGTTGGGGAAAATCTCCTGACCCGAAAGTATCTGCTATAGACAATGCAAATGTCCCTTTTATAAATAGTTTATATTCTCAATATCCAAATGCTCAATTGAGAACCGATGGTTTAAACGTTGGTTTACCTGAGGGGCAAATGGGAAATTCAGAGGTAGGTCACATGAACCTTGGAGCTGGACGCATTGTGTACCAAGATTTAGCCAAAATTAATTTGGCTGTAGCCAATAAAACATTAGCCAAAGAGCCCGTTTTAATCGATGCCTTTAATTATGCTAAAGCCAATAACAAAAAAGTACACTTTTTAGGTTTAGTTTCTGATGGTGGGGTACACTCTCACACTTCTCATTTAAGAGGTTTGATCGATGCTTCACAAGAATACGGATTGGAAAAAGTATTTATTCACGCGTTTACTGACGGACGTGACGTAGATCCTAAATCAGGGAAAAAATACCTTCAAGACTTACACGATTATATTGCGCCAACACCGGTTAAAATTGCCTCGGTAATTGGTCGTTACTACGCAATGGATCGTGACAAACGTTGGGAACGTGTAAAATTAGCTTACGATTTAGTAGTTCACGGAACAGGAACTCCAACAAAAGATGTGGTAACTGCTATAGCAACCAGTTACGGAAACGATGTGACCGATGAATTTATTCAGCCACTTGTTGCTGTGGATGCTAACGACAAACCATTGGCAATAATTGAAGAAGACGATGTAGTAATCTTCTTCAACTTTAGAACCGATAGAGGTCGTGAATTGACCGAAGCGCTTTCGCAACAAGATTTTCACGAGCAAAACATGCACAAATTGAATTTGTATTATGTAACGCTAACCAACTACGATGAAACCTACCAAAATGTAAAAGTAGTCTATAATAAAGACAACATCACAGAAACTTTAGGAGAGGTATTGGAAAAAGCCAACAAAAAACAAATTCGTATTGCCGAAACAGAGAAATACCCACACGTGACGTTTTTCTTTTCGGGTGGTAGAGAAACTCCTTTTGAGGGTGAAACTCGAATCTTAAGAAACTCACCTAAAGTGGCAACTTACGATTTGAAACCAGAAATGAGTGCTTACGAATTGAAAGACGCTTTGGTTCCTGAATTGCATAAAGGAGAAGTGGATTTTGTTTGTTTAAACTTCGCTAACGGAGACATGGTAGGACATACCGGAATTATGGAAGCCGCTATCAAAGCCTGTGAAGCAGTAGATGTTTGTGTAAAAGAAGTGGTAGAAGCGGCTTTAGCCAATGACTACACTACCATCATCATTGCCGATCACGGAAACTGTGAAACCATGATTAATCCTGATGGTTCGCCTAATACAGCTCACACTACGAATCCTGTGCCAATTATTTTAGTAGACAAAGACTTGAAAAAAATTAACGACGGTGTTTTAGGAGATATTGCTCCAACCATTTTAGAATTGATGGGTGTTGCACAACCTGCTGCTATGACAAGTCATTCGTTATTATAATATCCATTTCATCTTACATTAAAACCGTTCCAATTGGGACGGTTTTTTTTATAAATAAAAGTTAAAATTTGAATATTAATAGTAATACTATTATTTTTGCATAAAAATATATCGTGTTATGCAAAACATACTTTCAAACATCATTATTGCGGTTAACGATAAACTGTATGTCAAAAACCCAGAAACATCTGATCTAGGAAAAAAAATAATTGAGCAGAGTATTCTTTTGATTGATGAAATTGGATTTGAAAACTTCACTTTTAAAAAATTAGGAGAAAAAATAAATTCCAACGAAAGTTCAATTTATCGCTACTTCGAAAGCAAACATAAATTAATGTTGTACCTATCCTCTTGGTATTGGGGCTGGATAGAATACAAACTCGTTTTTGCGACAAATAATGTTGAAGAGCCAATGCAACGATTGAAAAAAGCGATTACAATTGTTACTGAAAAAGTTGAAGATGACAATAGCACTTTACATATTAACGAATCTATACTGAATAATATTATCATCCAAGAATTCACCAAAACATTACTTACCAAAGAAGTTGATGAAGAAAACAAAGAAGGCTTCTTTATGGTTTATAAAAGAATAATAAACAGAATCGTTGCAATTATAACAGAAGTAAACCCAAACTATCCTTTCGCAAAAAGCTTAGCCTCTTGTATAGTGGAAGGAGCCTTACACCAACATTTTTTGAAAAACCATTTAAAAACGATCACCAACTGTACTGAGAAAAATTCTGTAACTGATTTCTATATTGATCTAGTAGAAAAAACTTTAAGATAAATTAATTATGAGCTTAACCCCATTACAACGATTTTACAATTTACTCAAACTTGACAGAAGGGATATTTACCAAATATTTTTCTATGCCATTTTTTCAGGTTTAGTAAGCCTGTCTTTGCCTTTAGGAATTCAAGCAATTATCAACCTCATCCAAGCGGGAAGAGTCAGTATTTCATGGATAGTCTTAGTGATTATAGTGGTGATTGGTGTAGCTCTTGTTGGAATTTTATCGCTAATGCAATTGCGTATTACTGAAAATTTACAACAAAAAATATTTGTTCGCTCTTCTTTTGAATTCGGATATCGATTACCCAAAATACAATTCGAAGAATTGTACAACCAATATCCTCCTGAATTAGCAAACCGATTTTTTGATACACTAACAATCCAAAAAGGCACTTCTAAACTATTAATTGATTTTTCTACTGCATTACTACAGATTCTTTTTGGGATACTCTTACTTTCTCTATACCATCCATTTTTCATCTTTTTTGGTATCCTTTTATCTATCTTATTGTTTTCTATTTTTCGATTTTCATACTATCCCGGATTATCATCAAGTTTAAAAGAATCAAAATACAAATACAAGGTGGTCAGTTGGCTACAAGAAATCGCAAGAAATAATTTCAGTTTCAGAAAACAAGAAAATTTTGAATACGCTCTCGAAAAAAACAACTCCCTAGTGACAGAGTATATTAATTATCGTGAAAAACATTTTAAAATAATTAAAAGACAGTACACACAACTAATATTTTTTAAAGTAATTATCACAGCGAGTTTACTGCTTATTGGAGGTTATTTGGTATTAAACCAAAAAATGAATATTGGTCAATTTGTGGCTGCTGAAATCATCATTTTATTAGTACTTAGTTCTATTGAAAAAATAATTATTGGATTGGAAAGCCTATATGACGTTCTTACATCTGTAGAAAAAATAGGCCAAATCGCCGATTTAAAAATGGAAGATACAAGCGAAGCAGATGCTGATTATTGCTTTACAAACATCTCCATAACAACCGAAAACCTTCGATTCAAATACCCTGATTCAACAGATGATATTTTAAGCCAAATTAGCCTTCAAATTGAGCCTTCAGAAAAAATATACCTTGACGGAGTCAACGGCTCGGGTAAAACAACGCTTATTCGAATTCTTTCAGGGTTTATACAACCCTCTTCAGGTTCTTTTTTCATCAACGACGATACGTATAGAAAAATAGACTTATCTCAATATAGATCTCAAATTAGCACCATTACTCAAGGAGAGACTCCTTTTGAAGGCACTGTATTAGAGAACATTACTCTAAACAATCCTACTATTTCAAATGAAGATATAAAATGGGCTATAGAAAGTGTACAACTTGGAGATTATATTAAAACGTTACCAAATAGATTAGAGACTAAAATTTTCCCAGATGGTAGACAACTTTCGTCTTCCAATGCACAAAAAATCCTATTAGCGAGAAGTATTGTAAGCAAACCTAAAATACTTTTTTATGAAGACCCTTTAGACAAAATGGATGAAATTGCTGCCAAAGAGATTATTGACTTTATCACTAATCCTTCAAACAAATGGACGGTTATTGTATCTTCAAAAAACAATTATTGGAAAAAGAAATGCACCAGAAAAATTACTA
It includes:
- a CDS encoding TetR/AcrR family transcriptional regulator → MQNILSNIIIAVNDKLYVKNPETSDLGKKIIEQSILLIDEIGFENFTFKKLGEKINSNESSIYRYFESKHKLMLYLSSWYWGWIEYKLVFATNNVEEPMQRLKKAITIVTEKVEDDNSTLHINESILNNIIIQEFTKTLLTKEVDEENKEGFFMVYKRIINRIVAIITEVNPNYPFAKSLASCIVEGALHQHFLKNHLKTITNCTEKNSVTDFYIDLVEKTLR
- a CDS encoding peptidase domain-containing ABC transporter: MSLTPLQRFYNLLKLDRRDIYQIFFYAIFSGLVSLSLPLGIQAIINLIQAGRVSISWIVLVIIVVIGVALVGILSLMQLRITENLQQKIFVRSSFEFGYRLPKIQFEELYNQYPPELANRFFDTLTIQKGTSKLLIDFSTALLQILFGILLLSLYHPFFIFFGILLSILLFSIFRFSYYPGLSSSLKESKYKYKVVSWLQEIARNNFSFRKQENFEYALEKNNSLVTEYINYREKHFKIIKRQYTQLIFFKVIITASLLLIGGYLVLNQKMNIGQFVAAEIIILLVLSSIEKIIIGLESLYDVLTSVEKIGQIADLKMEDTSEADADYCFTNISITTENLRFKYPDSTDDILSQISLQIEPSEKIYLDGVNGSGKTTLIRILSGFIQPSSGSFFINDDTYRKIDLSQYRSQISTITQGETPFEGTVLENITLNNPTISNEDIKWAIESVQLGDYIKTLPNRLETKIFPDGRQLSSSNAQKILLARSIVSKPKILFYEDPLDKMDEIAAKEIIDFITNPSNKWTVIVSSKNNYWKKKCTRKITMNNGHIIADVKQ
- the gpmI gene encoding 2,3-bisphosphoglycerate-independent phosphoglycerate mutase produces the protein MNKKVILMILDGWGKSPDPKVSAIDNANVPFINSLYSQYPNAQLRTDGLNVGLPEGQMGNSEVGHMNLGAGRIVYQDLAKINLAVANKTLAKEPVLIDAFNYAKANNKKVHFLGLVSDGGVHSHTSHLRGLIDASQEYGLEKVFIHAFTDGRDVDPKSGKKYLQDLHDYIAPTPVKIASVIGRYYAMDRDKRWERVKLAYDLVVHGTGTPTKDVVTAIATSYGNDVTDEFIQPLVAVDANDKPLAIIEEDDVVIFFNFRTDRGRELTEALSQQDFHEQNMHKLNLYYVTLTNYDETYQNVKVVYNKDNITETLGEVLEKANKKQIRIAETEKYPHVTFFFSGGRETPFEGETRILRNSPKVATYDLKPEMSAYELKDALVPELHKGEVDFVCLNFANGDMVGHTGIMEAAIKACEAVDVCVKEVVEAALANDYTTIIIADHGNCETMINPDGSPNTAHTTNPVPIILVDKDLKKINDGVLGDIAPTILELMGVAQPAAMTSHSLL